One window of the Leptolyngbya iicbica LK genome contains the following:
- a CDS encoding CPBP family glutamic-type intramembrane protease yields MHQHFWGASGFMRQLIRRSRWVLLGAIVALTLSMTGARADMPESNYALAQAAPFNQVTTYPITALPSSATYRPVGNWVGRLMLPSVEDYAAEPGDWAWLEVWHSPANPELLGQTVKVAWKDAPLLKSYVEAVTRDVTFSDRAYKFWEGGTIVPIRLDGRQNVGPLQSLAGARPNDDVTVKLVGDPVLTEENGQPVVRVGLEPVQVTGREYGLVQVLEPDASVEAPLPEVCPGESPCPTEYFKVRHFNSATKEFTGPEETIRIPQQPMLKGDRFFSTIRELTDSPAGSEGWYVYGSRDEAGVFTVQALEPRKLMQLNPDEVILGEKAGRNYLDRQNWRDTPARKGLAQKVLVSPTAESAEGAIAAWQVGDYALLIHLFGGIGGENQEFTPAGTVTGHFAYGLAQVVEEPIAQEPQFQINYQQIYTHNGGAIIAGTHDWASYTGDMQRGWLGQRPLSDIVVKLDYFIEDLQLGDTTLSLFRELLIQAQIIAARYRTGDGAGVTAISPATSCVQDSNQALFIAIEQIRLQAQQDPNIQAYIEANPNDPDVQKIEQFAALATDLRQSLAPYGVVRPDWQSNAETLAGVNARGNELATRSGLLAGIFSWRSMMPRWGQDDIAFIFLKNGADLWFLRPNQVGGYDPTIAPIPPTALFGLIPGVSRVALRLARSFAVPISGALVGYTLLALAAIAAVTLSYGRQSGLLRPQFRVDNPLKAVLNLVKLFFVPALLEEIIFRVSLLPHPTEGVPTLRWLAWAALSLGLFVLYHVGFSWLRPKASGVLHDRRFLLLASWIGLVLTTLYGLTGSMLAVTVVHWLVVVSWLYGFGGLAQLQGKGPDIAANA; encoded by the coding sequence ATGCATCAACATTTTTGGGGCGCTTCAGGTTTTATGCGGCAACTGATCCGGCGATCGCGGTGGGTCTTGCTGGGCGCGATCGTGGCGCTCACCCTGTCCATGACGGGGGCTCGTGCCGATATGCCCGAGTCAAACTATGCGTTGGCGCAGGCCGCTCCGTTTAACCAGGTGACGACTTATCCCATCACGGCGCTGCCGTCATCGGCGACCTATCGGCCTGTGGGGAACTGGGTTGGACGACTGATGTTGCCCAGCGTCGAAGACTATGCTGCTGAGCCGGGTGATTGGGCGTGGCTGGAAGTGTGGCATTCCCCTGCCAATCCAGAGTTGCTGGGGCAAACGGTCAAGGTTGCGTGGAAGGATGCCCCCTTGCTCAAGTCTTATGTGGAGGCGGTGACGCGGGATGTGACGTTTTCCGATCGCGCCTACAAATTTTGGGAGGGAGGCACCATCGTGCCCATCCGGTTGGATGGGCGGCAAAACGTGGGGCCACTGCAATCGCTGGCGGGCGCACGCCCCAACGACGATGTCACGGTGAAGCTGGTCGGTGACCCTGTCTTAACTGAGGAGAATGGTCAACCCGTGGTGCGGGTGGGGTTAGAGCCCGTGCAGGTGACGGGGCGAGAATATGGACTGGTGCAAGTGCTGGAACCGGATGCGAGTGTAGAAGCGCCGCTGCCCGAAGTGTGTCCGGGGGAATCTCCCTGTCCGACTGAATATTTCAAAGTTCGCCACTTTAACTCGGCGACCAAAGAGTTTACTGGACCGGAGGAAACGATTCGCATTCCCCAGCAGCCGATGCTGAAGGGCGATCGCTTCTTTTCCACCATTCGCGAACTGACCGATTCGCCAGCGGGGAGCGAGGGTTGGTATGTGTATGGCTCACGGGATGAGGCGGGCGTGTTTACGGTGCAGGCTCTGGAGCCGCGTAAACTGATGCAGCTCAACCCCGACGAAGTCATCTTGGGCGAAAAAGCCGGACGGAATTATTTAGATCGCCAGAACTGGAGGGATACGCCAGCGCGTAAGGGGCTGGCCCAAAAGGTCTTGGTGAGTCCCACAGCGGAGTCGGCTGAGGGGGCGATCGCCGCCTGGCAGGTGGGTGACTATGCCCTGCTGATTCACCTGTTTGGGGGCATCGGCGGCGAAAATCAAGAATTCACTCCCGCTGGCACGGTGACAGGCCACTTTGCCTACGGGCTGGCGCAGGTGGTCGAAGAGCCGATTGCGCAGGAACCGCAGTTCCAAATTAACTACCAGCAAATCTATACCCACAATGGCGGCGCGATTATCGCGGGCACCCACGATTGGGCGTCGTATACGGGTGATATGCAGCGCGGTTGGCTGGGGCAGCGCCCCCTGTCTGACATTGTGGTCAAGCTCGACTATTTCATCGAAGATTTGCAGCTGGGCGACACTACCCTCTCGTTGTTTCGGGAATTGCTGATTCAGGCGCAAATTATTGCGGCCCGCTATCGCACAGGCGATGGTGCTGGGGTGACAGCCATTTCTCCGGCGACGTCTTGCGTTCAGGACTCGAACCAGGCGTTGTTTATTGCGATCGAGCAGATTCGCTTACAAGCGCAACAAGATCCCAATATTCAGGCGTACATCGAGGCCAACCCCAACGACCCCGATGTGCAAAAAATTGAACAGTTTGCGGCTTTAGCCACCGATCTGCGCCAATCACTGGCACCCTACGGAGTGGTGCGGCCCGACTGGCAAAGCAATGCCGAGACCCTGGCAGGGGTCAACGCGCGGGGCAACGAATTGGCGACTCGCAGCGGCTTGCTGGCGGGCATCTTTAGCTGGCGCTCGATGATGCCGCGTTGGGGGCAAGATGACATCGCCTTCATTTTTCTCAAAAATGGGGCCGATCTCTGGTTCTTGCGGCCCAATCAAGTGGGGGGCTATGACCCGACGATCGCCCCGATTCCTCCCACTGCGTTGTTTGGCTTGATTCCGGGGGTGTCACGGGTGGCGTTGCGCCTGGCCCGCAGCTTTGCCGTGCCCATTTCCGGTGCTTTGGTGGGCTATACCCTGCTGGCGCTCGCAGCGATCGCTGCCGTCACCCTCAGCTACGGCCGCCAGAGTGGCCTGCTGCGCCCGCAGTTCCGTGTGGATAATCCGCTCAAAGCAGTGCTCAATTTGGTCAAACTGTTTTTTGTGCCTGCCCTGCTGGAAGAAATCATCTTCCGGGTGAGCCTATTGCCCCATCCGACTGAAGGGGTGCCGACGCTGCGCTGGCTGGCTTGGGCGGCCCTCAGTCTTGGACTATTTGTGCTGTATCACGTTGGCTTTAGTTGGCTACGGCCAAAGGCTAGTGGGGTTTTGCACGATCGCCGCTTTTTGCTACTCGCCAGTTGGATCGGGCTGGTGTTAACCACTCTCTACGGTCTGACCGGGTCCATGTTGGCCGTGACGGTGGTGCATTGGTTGGTCGTTGTGTCCTGGCTCTATGGCTTTGGTGGTTTGGCCCAATTGCAGGGCAAGGGTCCCGATATTGCTGCCAATGCTTAA
- a CDS encoding YeeE/YedE family protein — MEASWIAGLVGGILIGISATVLLAFNGRIAGISGMVNGALTFARAEQWRWWFLGGMLGGGALYEYVLAPQPTPTSTFAPWAMVIGGFIVGFGTRMGNGCTSGHGVCGLGRLSGRSLAAVITFMVTAAITVFITRHVIGL; from the coding sequence ATGGAAGCAAGCTGGATTGCAGGACTGGTGGGCGGCATCTTAATTGGCATCAGCGCCACTGTCTTACTGGCCTTTAACGGTCGCATTGCGGGCATTAGCGGCATGGTCAATGGGGCACTGACCTTTGCTCGGGCTGAACAGTGGCGCTGGTGGTTTTTGGGTGGCATGTTGGGGGGTGGCGCTTTGTATGAATACGTCTTGGCCCCACAGCCGACCCCGACGTCTACCTTTGCGCCTTGGGCGATGGTGATTGGCGGCTTTATCGTCGGGTTTGGTACTCGCATGGGCAATGGCTGCACCAGTGGTCATGGCGTCTGTGGGTTAGGACGCCTGTCGGGGCGATCTCTGGCGGCCGTCATCACGTTTATGGTCACAGCGGCGATCACCGTCTTTATCACCCGTCACGTTATCGGTCTTTAG
- the glpK gene encoding glycerol kinase GlpK: protein MSASYIMALDLGTTGNRAIIFDQTGQVVAQSYKELTQYYPEPGWLEHDPREIWDDIRWAARGVLEKAKVPASAIAAIGLTVQRETCLLWDKETGRPHHNAIVWQDRRTAPLCNELRAAGKADEIYDRTGLVLDAYFSATKLAWLLDHIKQYTDPPLYMEKTLAGTVDTWVLWNMTGGKVHATDHSNASRTMLLNLQGHDWDPNLLEMFGIPRSIMPEVKPSLGLFGYTDPDFLGVEIPIMSVFGDQQAALFGHGCDSPGALKCTYGTGAFLVAHTGDKILRTNHELLSTIAWSVAGDGKPQVGYAVEGAMFTAGACIQWLRDGIRVISHAADTEPLAKRIGTNGGVYFVPALSGLGAPHWDMSARGSFMGITGGTRREHLIRAVLEAIAYEVKEVVDAVNAGAATPIKELKVDGGACQNDFLMQFQADVLGIPIERPAILDTTAQGAAFAAGLASGYWNDYRALVAARGIERVFEPNANASAARENYAMWKKAVERSKNWCE, encoded by the coding sequence ATGTCAGCCAGCTATATCATGGCCCTGGATTTGGGCACGACCGGCAACCGCGCCATCATTTTTGACCAAACCGGGCAAGTCGTTGCCCAGTCGTACAAAGAACTGACGCAGTATTATCCCGAGCCGGGCTGGTTAGAGCATGATCCACGTGAAATTTGGGATGACATTCGCTGGGCGGCCAGAGGCGTTTTAGAAAAAGCCAAGGTTCCAGCGTCGGCGATCGCGGCCATCGGCTTGACTGTACAGCGTGAAACCTGCCTGCTGTGGGATAAGGAAACAGGCCGCCCTCACCACAATGCGATCGTTTGGCAAGATCGCCGCACCGCGCCCTTGTGTAATGAACTACGAGCCGCTGGCAAAGCCGACGAAATCTACGATCGCACCGGTCTCGTACTCGATGCTTATTTCTCCGCGACCAAATTGGCTTGGTTGCTTGACCACATCAAGCAATACACCGATCCGCCTCTATATATGGAAAAAACCCTGGCGGGAACCGTTGATACTTGGGTGCTGTGGAACATGACCGGCGGCAAGGTTCACGCCACCGACCACAGCAACGCCAGCCGCACCATGCTGCTCAATTTACAAGGACATGACTGGGATCCAAACCTGTTAGAAATGTTTGGCATTCCCCGCAGCATCATGCCGGAGGTCAAGCCCAGTTTAGGCTTGTTTGGCTACACCGATCCCGACTTTTTGGGAGTCGAGATTCCCATCATGTCGGTCTTTGGCGATCAGCAGGCAGCTCTGTTTGGCCACGGTTGCGACAGCCCCGGCGCGTTGAAATGTACCTACGGCACAGGCGCGTTTTTGGTGGCGCACACGGGCGACAAAATCCTGCGCACCAATCATGAGTTGCTCTCGACCATCGCCTGGTCAGTGGCGGGCGATGGCAAGCCCCAGGTCGGCTACGCCGTCGAAGGCGCAATGTTTACGGCTGGGGCCTGTATTCAATGGTTGCGCGACGGCATTCGGGTGATTAGCCACGCCGCCGACACCGAGCCATTGGCCAAGCGCATCGGCACCAATGGCGGGGTTTACTTCGTACCAGCCTTGAGTGGGTTAGGCGCGCCTCATTGGGATATGAGCGCCCGTGGCTCATTTATGGGCATCACGGGGGGCACCCGTCGCGAACACTTGATTCGGGCAGTCTTGGAAGCGATCGCCTACGAAGTCAAAGAAGTGGTGGATGCCGTCAACGCCGGAGCGGCCACACCGATCAAAGAACTCAAAGTGGACGGCGGCGCTTGCCAAAACGATTTTCTCATGCAGTTTCAGGCCGATGTCCTGGGCATTCCCATTGAGCGGCCCGCCATTCTCGACACGACCGCCCAGGGAGCCGCCTTTGCCGCCGGACTCGCCAGCGGCTACTGGAACGATTACCGCGCCCTCGTCGCCGCTCGCGGCATTGAGCGGGTGTTCGAGCCGAATGCTAACGCCTCGGCAGCTCGGGAAAACTACGCGATGTGGAAAAAAGCAGTTGAGCGCTCTAAAAATTGGTGCGAATGA
- a CDS encoding DUF2267 domain-containing protein gives MPITIRDDAVYLILSQIDQAQQGNHAAEVDTKEINLAADDFIGIKLDKSDLLGHLDYLNQKQYIDAEFSGNAYAKQEDVPNLVNPDEVNVRVANTLGAEDGPLPHLITLKRAKLTAKGEAMLNEMKENPPENLSEDKREPIPESEMSFLQKVMHKGNLSDLYDARDVTEVVFRVMRDMMTTQQADQIAAELSDDVASQGVEDKSLHVDVAELWQDTNPIVRFLSRLRPPLRGEAPFGIDSELFLKRVDREASVPKTSNGETVTRAVFAATKDELSEERVQEIAAWLPVGRVQELWQTA, from the coding sequence ATGCCTATTACCATTCGAGACGACGCTGTTTACTTAATTTTGAGTCAAATTGACCAAGCGCAGCAAGGAAATCATGCTGCTGAGGTTGATACCAAGGAAATCAACTTGGCTGCTGATGATTTTATCGGCATTAAGTTAGACAAATCTGACTTACTGGGGCATCTCGATTATCTTAATCAAAAGCAATACATTGACGCCGAATTTAGCGGCAATGCTTACGCTAAGCAAGAAGATGTGCCCAATTTGGTTAACCCTGACGAGGTCAATGTTCGCGTTGCCAACACTCTAGGGGCCGAGGATGGGCCATTGCCGCACTTGATTACCCTGAAGCGAGCCAAGCTCACTGCTAAGGGTGAGGCAATGCTGAACGAAATGAAGGAAAACCCTCCGGAAAACTTGTCTGAAGATAAGCGTGAGCCCATTCCTGAGTCTGAAATGTCCTTTTTGCAAAAAGTCATGCACAAGGGCAATTTGTCCGACCTTTATGATGCCAGAGACGTGACGGAAGTCGTCTTTCGGGTGATGCGAGATATGATGACGACCCAGCAGGCTGACCAAATTGCCGCTGAGTTATCAGATGATGTGGCGTCTCAAGGTGTGGAAGACAAGTCACTCCATGTCGACGTTGCTGAGCTGTGGCAAGATACCAACCCCATCGTGCGATTTCTGAGCCGCTTGCGGCCACCGCTACGAGGTGAAGCACCTTTCGGCATTGATTCAGAGCTGTTTCTCAAGCGAGTCGATCGCGAGGCCTCTGTCCCTAAAACGTCGAATGGGGAAACTGTGACCCGTGCTGTCTTCGCTGCGACGAAGGATGAGCTGTCGGAAGAGCGGGTGCAAGAAATCGCTGCTTGGCTACCTGTGGGTCGGGTTCAAGAACTTTGGCAAACAGCTTAA
- a CDS encoding serine/threonine phosphatase, with protein MPIAPPRETAPSEAVSTHSKTAVSPSATAVATVATLFTPQNRLKDQERYQLRQPTDADKPLNADVTILSILDCEPAADSPLVEFLENAPDDLDQAAIDELIPPLAFPYWELQESLYPVVPELQAAWQIENYAITVIEDRTSWRTLTDLASAGVVEPLELVHWLYEIIALWMTLSPFAAETSVLAPDNLRVDDDQVVCLQRLIFNPDETPPSLETLGQLWQTWLTQSSLPQLEPLEDLVTDLVAGLLDDPTTVQTRLIEIADRLSEPTSAAEPAVETAPSTTTTLPLAATDTPGETVAALSIEEIAAEAKASAADSPLLLVEDLLLGAELDDAANSSPEAESASEEGGLGDLPTMALPMKLHRLDDAGRTHVGRQRAHNEDSFFAHTQVQRLNSPAGAQVTARGLYILCDGMGGHSGGEVASQLAVDSLKEYFAEHWQADLPDEEVIRTGILNANQAIFDQNESEERAGNARMGTTLVMVLVNDHQVAVAHVGDSRLYGLTRQELTQITVDHEVGQREINRGVEPAIAYARPDAYQLTQALGPRSNQEIAPTITYLTISQDTLFVLCSDGLSDNELLENHVESHLKPLMRTKVDLDDGVADLIDLANEHNGHDNITAIVVRLKLRPNLNAIADSE; from the coding sequence ATGCCCATTGCCCCGCCTCGCGAGACGGCCCCTTCAGAAGCCGTCTCCACTCACTCCAAAACGGCGGTTTCGCCATCAGCGACGGCTGTCGCAACGGTTGCCACACTCTTCACACCCCAAAATCGCCTCAAAGACCAAGAGCGCTATCAGCTCAGACAACCAACCGATGCCGATAAACCGCTCAACGCTGACGTCACTATTTTGAGCATTTTGGACTGTGAGCCAGCCGCCGATTCACCGCTGGTAGAGTTTTTAGAAAATGCTCCCGATGATCTCGATCAGGCTGCGATCGATGAGCTGATTCCACCTCTGGCCTTTCCCTATTGGGAGCTGCAAGAGTCGCTGTATCCCGTCGTGCCAGAACTGCAAGCAGCCTGGCAAATTGAGAACTACGCCATCACCGTGATCGAAGATCGCACCAGTTGGCGCACCTTAACAGATCTCGCCAGTGCGGGGGTGGTGGAACCCTTAGAGCTGGTGCACTGGTTGTATGAAATCATCGCGTTGTGGATGACCCTGTCGCCCTTTGCCGCGGAAACCAGTGTTTTGGCACCAGACAATCTGCGGGTGGATGATGACCAAGTCGTGTGCCTCCAGCGGTTGATTTTCAACCCTGACGAGACGCCCCCTTCCCTAGAGACGCTGGGGCAATTGTGGCAAACCTGGCTAACACAATCGTCGTTACCGCAGCTCGAGCCGTTAGAGGATCTCGTGACGGATTTGGTGGCGGGTCTGTTAGATGACCCCACAACCGTCCAAACTCGTCTTATCGAAATTGCCGATCGCTTATCAGAGCCGACCTCAGCAGCGGAGCCAGCTGTGGAAACCGCGCCCTCGACAACGACGACCTTGCCGCTAGCGGCGACTGATACCCCTGGGGAAACGGTGGCGGCATTATCGATAGAAGAGATTGCCGCTGAGGCCAAGGCCTCAGCAGCCGACTCGCCCCTGCTATTGGTCGAAGACCTCTTGTTGGGAGCGGAGTTGGACGATGCGGCAAACAGCTCACCGGAAGCCGAGTCGGCGAGCGAAGAGGGTGGACTGGGCGATTTGCCAACCATGGCCCTGCCGATGAAGCTGCATCGGCTAGATGACGCTGGACGCACCCACGTTGGGCGGCAACGCGCCCACAACGAAGATTCCTTTTTTGCTCATACCCAGGTTCAACGGCTCAACAGTCCAGCGGGAGCACAGGTCACCGCGCGCGGGTTATATATTTTGTGCGACGGCATGGGGGGACACTCCGGGGGCGAAGTCGCCAGCCAACTCGCGGTTGATTCCCTAAAAGAGTACTTTGCAGAGCATTGGCAAGCTGATTTGCCCGATGAAGAAGTGATTAGAACGGGCATTTTGAACGCGAACCAAGCCATTTTTGACCAGAATGAATCGGAAGAACGAGCGGGAAATGCTCGCATGGGCACCACTTTGGTCATGGTGTTGGTCAATGATCATCAAGTCGCGGTTGCCCATGTGGGAGATAGTCGCCTGTATGGGCTCACCCGCCAAGAGTTAACGCAAATTACCGTCGATCACGAAGTGGGTCAGCGAGAAATCAACCGTGGGGTCGAACCCGCGATCGCCTATGCGCGCCCGGATGCGTACCAACTCACTCAGGCCCTCGGCCCCCGCAGCAATCAAGAAATTGCGCCCACCATTACGTATTTGACGATTAGCCAAGATACGCTGTTTGTCTTGTGTTCAGACGGCCTTAGCGATAACGAACTGCTGGAAAACCATGTCGAGTCCCATCTCAAGCCGCTGATGCGCACCAAAGTGGATTTAGACGACGGGGTAGCAGATCTAATTGATCTGGCGAACGAACATAACGGCCATGACAACATAACGGCCATCGTGGTGCGCCTAAAGCTACGCCCCAATCTCAATGCTATAGCTGACTCGGAATAA
- a CDS encoding glycoside hydrolase family 13 protein, giving the protein MTQANFIRPHRWWETGVIYQIYPLTFADGDGDGTGDLRGIIQRLDYLNDGDPKSRSALGVDAIWLSPINKSPMIDNGYDIVDYQDICPTFGTLADFDELLAKAHDRGIKIILDLVVNHTSNQHPWFVESCGGQDNPKADWYLWQTPFEGRDRPNNWQSYFGGSGWTYCEQREQFYFHTFNSNQPDLNWQNPDVRTAVYNIVRFWLDRGVDGFRLDASSVYSKDPYFRDNPLKYGATDKNDYNNYHHLYDKNLPDNHQIIRELRAILETYDNRVLIGETFIDNRLYDSVIFHGVHNDELHLPITFEFPFSPWYPGYLQREIEKQEKVTSPDAWPCYFLDNHDIPRHLSRWVECSLCVDSQAIAKAAATLLLTIRGTPLLYYGQELGMVDNTDIPEERLQDHAVIKSETGETPPPRDGARTPMQWDDSPQAGFSFGKSVEPWLPVHANYPEVNVQTELADPDSILNFYRRLLQVRQHSSALQAGRWRPLIHYPHEHLAYLREAETETVLVAINFAYEQPFTLDAPLNRAGWHVLMSTDYETGKVMALPEHLQAFEVSLWQQHHE; this is encoded by the coding sequence ATGACCCAGGCCAATTTTATTCGTCCTCATCGCTGGTGGGAAACTGGCGTCATCTATCAGATCTATCCGTTGACGTTTGCCGACGGTGACGGGGATGGCACGGGAGATTTACGCGGCATCATTCAGCGCCTGGACTACCTGAATGACGGCGACCCCAAAAGTCGCTCAGCCTTGGGGGTCGACGCCATCTGGTTATCGCCCATCAACAAATCGCCCATGATCGACAATGGCTATGACATTGTTGATTATCAAGATATTTGTCCCACCTTTGGCACGCTAGCAGACTTTGATGAGTTGCTCGCCAAAGCCCACGATCGCGGCATCAAAATCATTCTCGATCTCGTGGTCAACCACACCTCGAATCAGCATCCCTGGTTTGTGGAATCTTGCGGTGGTCAAGATAATCCCAAGGCTGACTGGTATCTGTGGCAGACGCCGTTTGAGGGCCGCGATCGCCCCAACAACTGGCAGTCTTACTTTGGGGGCAGCGGGTGGACCTACTGCGAGCAGCGCGAGCAGTTTTACTTTCATACCTTCAATTCCAACCAGCCCGATCTCAATTGGCAGAATCCCGACGTCCGCACGGCTGTTTACAACATTGTGCGGTTTTGGCTCGATCGCGGTGTGGATGGGTTTCGTCTCGATGCGTCTAGCGTTTACAGCAAAGATCCCTACTTTCGCGACAATCCCCTCAAATACGGTGCCACGGACAAAAACGATTACAACAACTACCATCACCTCTACGACAAAAATCTGCCGGATAATCACCAAATCATCCGCGAGCTCCGCGCCATTTTGGAAACCTACGACAATCGCGTCCTGATTGGCGAAACCTTTATCGACAACCGTCTTTACGATTCCGTGATTTTCCATGGCGTCCATAATGACGAATTGCACCTGCCCATTACCTTCGAGTTTCCTTTTAGTCCCTGGTATCCCGGCTATTTGCAACGGGAAATTGAGAAACAAGAAAAGGTCACTTCGCCTGATGCCTGGCCCTGCTATTTCTTGGATAACCACGACATTCCCCGGCATTTGTCGCGCTGGGTAGAGTGCAGCCTCTGTGTCGATTCTCAAGCGATCGCCAAGGCCGCCGCGACCTTGCTGCTGACCATTCGGGGCACGCCGCTGCTCTACTACGGCCAAGAGTTGGGCATGGTGGACAATACGGACATTCCTGAAGAGCGGCTGCAAGACCATGCGGTGATCAAAAGCGAGACGGGTGAGACGCCGCCGCCCCGCGACGGGGCTCGCACCCCCATGCAGTGGGATGACTCACCCCAGGCTGGGTTTAGCTTTGGTAAAAGCGTTGAACCCTGGCTGCCGGTGCACGCCAACTATCCCGAAGTGAATGTGCAGACCGAACTGGCTGACCCAGATTCCATCCTGAATTTTTATCGACGCCTGCTGCAAGTGCGGCAACACAGTTCGGCTCTACAAGCTGGCCGCTGGCGTCCCCTGATTCACTATCCCCACGAGCATCTGGCTTACCTGCGAGAAGCGGAGACTGAAACGGTGCTAGTGGCCATCAACTTTGCCTATGAGCAGCCGTTTACCCTCGACGCGCCCCTCAATCGCGCTGGCTGGCATGTCTTGATGTCTACCGACTATGAAACTGGCAAAGTCATGGCACTGCCTGAGCACCTGCAAGCCTTTGAAGTCAGTCTCTGGCAACAGCATCACGAATGA
- a CDS encoding DUF6691 family protein, whose translation MREKGLALIAGLLFGLGLGISQMIDRERVLGFLDIAGNWDPTLAFVMGGAVLVTLISFRFILRRPHPIFSSKFYLPTRNDIDRLLLVGAGLFGIGWGIAGYCPGPAITATVLGIANPFIFLVAMIAGSLTFQAIAPRLASPKSAAPSQPLAK comes from the coding sequence ATGCGAGAAAAAGGTTTAGCCCTCATTGCCGGCTTATTGTTTGGCCTGGGCCTCGGCATTTCCCAGATGATCGATCGCGAACGGGTGCTCGGATTTTTGGACATTGCGGGCAATTGGGACCCGACCCTGGCTTTTGTGATGGGCGGTGCTGTGCTGGTCACGCTGATTAGCTTTCGCTTTATCTTGCGGCGACCCCATCCAATTTTTAGCAGCAAGTTTTATTTGCCGACCCGCAACGATATCGATCGCCTATTGCTGGTCGGGGCGGGCCTGTTTGGCATCGGCTGGGGGATTGCAGGCTATTGTCCTGGGCCAGCGATTACGGCGACGGTGCTGGGCATTGCCAATCCCTTTATTTTTCTAGTCGCGATGATTGCCGGATCTTTGACTTTCCAGGCGATCGCGCCGCGACTGGCATCCCCCAAGTCAGCCGCTCCCTCTCAGCCCCTGGCGAAATAG
- a CDS encoding pseudouridine synthase: MAKSVNRDRRPRQRRSTDRSPGGAYQYLIFYKPYDVLSQFTDSDGDRATLKDFIPVSDVYPVGRLDRDSEGLLLLTNHGQLQHRLSTPKYGHPRTYWVQVERIPDEAAIAQLCQGVMIQGQRTRPAQVRLLPEAPSLPPREPPIRYRKSVPTAWLEMTLTEGRNRQVRRMTAAVAHPTLRLVRWAIGSQTLAGLTPGDWRSLTPAEVQQLLAENALATN; the protein is encoded by the coding sequence GTGGCTAAATCGGTGAACCGAGATCGCCGCCCCCGCCAACGGCGCTCAACCGACCGGTCCCCCGGGGGAGCGTATCAATATTTGATTTTCTACAAGCCCTACGATGTATTGAGCCAATTTACCGATAGCGACGGCGATCGCGCCACGCTCAAAGACTTCATTCCCGTAAGCGATGTGTACCCGGTTGGGCGGTTAGATCGTGATAGCGAAGGGCTCTTGCTGCTGACGAATCATGGTCAGTTGCAACATCGCTTGAGTACACCCAAGTATGGTCATCCGCGCACGTACTGGGTGCAGGTGGAGCGTATTCCGGATGAAGCGGCGATCGCGCAACTGTGTCAGGGGGTGATGATTCAAGGTCAGCGCACCCGTCCAGCCCAAGTTCGATTGTTGCCTGAAGCGCCGTCACTGCCGCCGCGCGAGCCGCCTATTCGTTACCGTAAATCGGTGCCCACCGCATGGCTTGAGATGACCCTCACCGAAGGCCGCAATCGCCAGGTGCGCCGCATGACCGCCGCCGTGGCCCATCCCACTCTGCGGCTGGTGCGATGGGCCATCGGTAGCCAGACCCTGGCTGGACTCACCCCGGGGGATTGGCGATCGCTGACTCCGGCCGAAGTGCAACAGCTCTTAGCCGAAAATGCCCTGGCGACGAATTAA